In the Pocillopora verrucosa isolate sample1 chromosome 4, ASM3666991v2, whole genome shotgun sequence genome, atttcaaaattaaacgcGTGCGCCGCTAAGATGGTTTTAAATCAACACCcacccgcccccccccccccccatcgcGACCACAACTTTCAAGTTATCATTCTATCCGCAACGTAAACTAGTAATTTTTAGGCATTTTTAAGCTTGCTCCTTAATGCATTACATGCTTAAAGCGTCTTAAGTCGCGTGTCACTAACCTATTGTCTATTAGGTTTTGTCTCATAAACAGTCAACTTACAAATATATACAATTATTTAAATTCGGGTAAACTACCTGTATCCACGCGACCTGACAATCACAACCTTCGATCGCTCAGTGCAGAGATGTTCTCAAAGATTAAATTGCAAAAACTCGGAAATTTTAATTACAGACGGGGTTCCAAGTGTTATGAAAAGGAACACCCTACAGATATTGTCTCAGTTCCACTACTAGAAGGTAAAGTATTCGAATTTAGAAATATCTTGGATCAACCATGAGTCTACATGCAACTTGCTTCTCTAATATCCCAGCTTCTTCAAGAGCCGACTGCTTACGAGTAACGgagcaaaatacaaaaaatcaGAAAGAAACTCACAAATGTGTGATTTGTAAAACATCAACAAATTTTCTCTCAACATGAGAAACTTACTGATAAAACATATCCAAAAGCTATTGATTGATAGATCATGCTATCGTAAAAGTCTAATTTATTCAGCAAAcatagtattttttttttaaattcagacaTTTTTACAAGTGTTTTcatttattgttatattttgtttattcttgaCCACACATGTTCTTGCCAGAAGTTCGATACAGTTGAACAAATTTAGAAATAGCAAAAGTGGTAAATAAGTTTTTGAGACAACTTGCTCCATAACCGAAAATCCAAGAATAGCGACATCATGTTTTGTGCAGTTTTAttttatgtcaaaggtctgtccgaacagctttGCAGTTGCCTAaaacaacaaggcgtacgcaCTGTTTTAaaagtcggagactacgctcagatctcagttagtacgaccaaaagacgctgtcgacccgtCTAAACAAGATGGCATAGTTCACAGGATTCtatgtgaatgcggcaaggtgtacatcggagaggaatacagaattaaggagcacgatcgagacatccgACTCGCCTGTCCGTccttcgttccagagtggcttgtgtccggtgttgtgggcatgctctgaaacggcggaggtcttgttacgggcgagtcgaatgtctcgatcgtgctccttaattctgtcttttcaacagctctgattggtgcatttcgatccttgctgttcactcagtgatttgctccctctgcggtccgctgtcgcacggtCTTTTGGTCGTAcaaactgagatcttagcgtagtctccgacttgaaaataGCGCGTAcaccttgttgttgtaggcaacggcgaagctgttcggacagacctttgacataaggtaaaaaaCTTATTCGATCacaatcacagcagagcatcatgtTTTATAAGATCatgcagtatgcagtcgaaacgtcgcgatctacatcataGGTGACTTCATCGTGAGACAGACGAAAAACTTactttattgttattcaccacaaccttttctacgaaatgGTAACAAATATATTAGGAATAAAAGATTGATCTTCAAGGTTTTACCAAAAGAGTTGATTTTAGAAATTGCTTTGTGTTAAACTCGTATAAAAATTGAGATTGAAAATCAGTTCTCTCCTTTTAGCATCTGACTACATCCCGTTAAAATTTGTCTCCAATTTTTCCACGTGTCACAGGTTCCGAGTTTTCTCTAAACATCCCAAGTGGGTTATTACACCAGGTAACCCATAGAAGGAGAGGTCCACTATCTTTTCATAAAACAACTGTGAGTTTGCCAGTACAATAAACCATGGGCAGGCCACACTATATGTTCGCGGCTAATAAATGTTGACAcgagacgaacaaaatctatgagggttATTAATAAAGCCCTGAAAATCTAAATTACATCGCACTAAAGTGAACTGTACTGTTAATCGAatcatttgtggtattttttgccttttttgggCCGTTTGATGCGTCTTTTAACGAAATTAACAAATCGAGACAAGGCTTGCAAAGTGGTGGTCGCCAGCCGCAACCTCCTACACTTCAAACTGAAATTAGCGACAAACAACTGAAAATACGTCCTGACTGGCGACGGTTGTCAATTAATGAGATGTTGCTTTTTCTCCCCGTTCGATTTTGAACTTTATCCCTCCAATATCCTCCAAGAAAATCTGAATTATGAATGTAGCTTTCTCAATATGCCAAACTCAGCGACCGAAGGAGTTCGAAGTAAGTGTTCTTCTTACTTTCTCGGCCTGTTACTGAAGGGAACAAAGGTCTCGGTCTATTGATTGAAGGGAACAAAGTTTATCTATTGATCGTGATCGCATTAGGATACACTCAGAGTAAGATAGAGGGTTTAGATAGGTTCTCACTCTAATGCCATCAAAAGGGGCACTGGAATTTAAATCACGGAATTATGCATGAAgaccacaaaaaaaacaaacaaacaaacaaacaacaacaacaatagcagcAGCAGATTACTTTGAAATGCGCATATGATTCCTATGAAGACATGTATATTCAACGGACCTTTTGGCCTGAAGAAGATTCACCGTTCCTAAGCAGTTGGAATGACGCGATCCACATCGGAAGTGATACATACGATTATACTTCATTGTCagtataattttattattgcaTGTAAAAGATACCTTTTAACGACGTGCCTTCAATCAGACGACAAATTCATCTAGAGTTCATTTTCTTGATCTATGTCAACCAGTTCTTGGCTTGTGCTtgcttttaagttttctttaccCCTGTCTGCATTCTCAATCGTAGTCACAAGCAGATGAACCTTTTTTAGGCGGGTGCCTTCCTCGACCGCCTGACCAAGAGCGCAGAGCATAGTGGACATCATAGAGAATCCTAAAATAACCCCAGCTGCCATCATTAGATATTCGCTGACCTCAACTCTTCCATCCTCGAAGGGCAAGAAATCTCCCAATCCTATGGTACTAAATGTTATAAAACAGAAGTAAAAACTCTCTAAGTAAGTCCAATCTTTTCGTCTCAAATCTGCCATAAAAGAAATCACAGCAAGAGTGAAGATAGCCAAGAAAGTGGCGACCAAGGCACTGTCAGTTGCTTCGCCGTGTATCGTGTCTCGTctgagaaatttgtttttcacagCCCTGATCATTTTCGTAATACTCTCGTTGATATTTGTACCCACTACCTTGAAAACCACACATGTCAGTGGTATTCCAAACAGTGCatacacaatacaaaaaatcCTGCCCCATGAAGTCAAGGGAACTATGTGGCCATAGCCTGCAGAAAGAAAGTCACAGTTAATTAcaaaaactgaaaccaaaaaaaatgaaagaaaaacgtCATCAAATCCTATCTTACCCTTTTCAATAAATTACACAACGACTAAGCCAAGATGATCGATTTTAATTATATTTCCGACTATGTATATAATAACTCACAACTTCGCTTCGCATGGGTCGCCTACTGTGCTGTAAATGCTGCGTTTACGTCCGTCGATGGAAAAAGGCGAATGCCTTACCTTCATATTCACTTATTTCGTTCCATTTTCATGAATGTGGTATGCTGATTGCACGTGCTTTGTTCAGAGGGTGAAATATTACAATTCACTCAAATGTAAATCTGACATAACATTTATTACTCTCATGTCCTAAATAAAGTTCAAAACTGTAGGCGACATCGAATACGACATGGAAGAATCAGCAGGAGTCACAATAGTAAACATGGCGCACTTCAACAATGTGTTTGAAAGTTGTAAGACCATCAAATTGTGCCGAGTATCAGGAGTATCCTCTTGGCCTTACTCTCCTGGACACAAACAGCgtaatgaaattaaatttaatgaTTCAAATAAGcttcaaagaaaattgatttaaatgCATGTACGACTTAAGTTATACTATGCACTGACGCCTTGTAAAACAAAGCCAAGAGACTCTGTTTTATGGGGATTCTCAGTCTTCATAAATCTTGGAGAGTATAAACTAATTAATAACATAATTATCAATGTCGTTCTTCAACCCTTATCATACTCACCGACAGTGGTCAATATTGTCCCTGCAAAAACGAACGCATTGCCAAACTTCCATGTTTCTATTTTTGTCGAAGCGTAAGGACTCTCGAAAATATCCCTTAGTTTGTTCATGTCTTCTTCTGAAATGTTGTATTTGCCTCGCAATGAAGCGATCTCGGATTTTAAACGagtcttttcatttctttcgttttccttCTCAAGAGTCTGGAAAATAATTGCTCCAATTCCAAGGTAACTGACCCAAACTAAGCATTCCAAGGCAAATTTGGCGCATTTGCGTAAACTCATGTTGGTTGTGTAAAGTAGGGTATTTGATGCGATGTAGGATGATGCTGCGAAGGGAACCACAACAGTCCTCAGTAAAAATCCTTTCCAAATTGTCATTGTTAATAATCTGAGTATGATATGTGTCAAACATGTAAAGTTTATGAAATTAATCTTTTATGAGGTGCGATTGGCTAAATAAAGCACCAGCTGCCCTACACCATGGATACCAATCTTTTTTTCCTGTACCATAAGAAAAAAACCGAGACACATCTGAGGACCTCAGCCGTTCAAAAATAAGATCAGTCTTTACTCTAGCGACGTAACATAAACCCATCCCGAAACTGAAAAGGGAAAATGTATTACTTTACTGTTCCTTATTTTGCTCAGAAATAATCTTCATGCATTCATAGCGTTTAATATAGTTAGTCATAATTACAGTTAAACCTTTCAAACAAGGAATTTAAATACTCAAGTAGGGACGTTAACCAGTCAGAACTACAACGCCGAGGAAAAAGTAGATTCCGaagttcatatttttatttcgaGTTTTGCGAATGGTTTTGAGTTCGCCTTCTCTTACGGTGCCATATCTCATCTTCAGCATAAAATGGGAGCACAATGCTGATTTTAAAATAGAAACTTGAATGATTCACCGACTGAGTCTGGGCCCTCAAACAACGCAAATTTCGGTGATTCACGCTGTTGTTTTGCGGGAGACagacaaagttttaaaacgctcgtgctgagctattgttctatTCGTTAGATCTTTTGTTGTGCCTCTTCCTTGTTGCCGTCGCCGTAGGGGTAAGTTCCTTATTAATAATGAATTATTGTCTCAGAAGAGCGAACGCCAGTAAACGTTGGTTGAGAATCTTCTAAACTCTCCCACGAGCATTACACATGCTGCATTGTGTGTAGCGTGATGCTGTTACAAATCAAACTAATACAATGATCACTAAAATTAACTTTAAGAACGCCCTAAAACccggaaaagagaaaaatatttttcaaatggaCTAAAAGAAAAATCCGACGTATCCTTACCACCTGCTTGTTGTATGTTCTGGAAACATAAGATTTGGTTCTACTTACTACTTTACTCATACGGATTGACATATCCTGatgaaataggaaaaaaaacatatgggtgttaaataatttataacttTATAACTGCTCCGTCTATGTATGCACATAAGCATAATGAGGGTTGGCCACGTTTTTGTTGGGCTCTTATTTCTCTGGGCTTTACTTGTATCGGAGCGTCCATTGAGCAACGTCAACTGAAACAAAGGCCTCATTTCACTTTATTGTAATAGAATGTAATTATAAACTGACTATACCTTAGCTTGCCAAGGTCACATTTTGTTCCCTTTTGTACTGGAAAGCATACTACTTACTTACTACTTACTTGTACTGGAAAGCATACTACAGAATCTACTTGTTCATAAAAGATGGAAGCTGGAACCTTAAGTGGAATCTTTTGAGGGAGATCACAGTTAATCTAAAAGCAATCTTAACTGTATGAAATTATTGAATATTTACTTAGTAACCAGCTGAAGTTTAGAAATACAGTCGAATATTCTTATTAccacaaacttttaaaagcaattaGGACTTTCCTCTGTGTAAAGATACTTACTATTTCTAATACGATGCTCCCTTTacttgaaatttcttgaaacaaaTCACGGGAATTTGAAGTCGACCCGAAAGTATCTGTCAAGTTCGACTTGTTACGTTTTCGCTCATGCCTTTCGAAAGTTGAACGTGACACGAAGTCATTACAATGAGCGCAGTAAATATATCCTTTCTTGTCATCGCACTCCATGCGTTCTATAAAGGAGATGCGAAAATGAAAACCCGTTGCTTTCAATTCAgatattttgacaaaatttgctgCTGCACATGGAACAAAATTTGCTATTCCTGTCCGACGCAAGTGCTGGCTAATTTGTGATGCATTTCCTATTGACAGTTCAGATTACAATTAGACTATCTTTAGTGCGTCAATTAAAGATGTCAAAACAGCGAGACTCGTTTAATTCTTACCTCAAAGGTTAATTAAatgtatattaattaaaaacctTCTTTTGTGCCAAAAAAGAGACCACTTAAAGGATGCTAAAAGATTTACGTTATTAAAGTTCACCTTATGTTCAATTAAAGATTCATGAAAGGTAACTGTTAGCTTTTGAATATTTCGGTTTACAATTAAAGACGCCTAAAGCTTAAGTCAACCTTTAGGGATGCTTTCCGTTGTGCCTAAAGGCACTGAAATAAGAGCATTCGTCCTGTGAGACTCACCACGTGTTGACCGTTTCCTGTCTGACCATGGTACGGCTTTGTTCAGTCTCAAGTCAATAAAACCATCCTTATTAGAGAAGACTATCTCCTACAGAAAGCTTAAATCTATCGACTTGAATTCTTTCCAGTCCGACCTGGCTGCCACTGATTTATGCAGAAATCCTCCTGAAGCCCTGGAAGATTTGGCTGACAGCACACTGAAAGTTGTTTTGGATAAACATGCTCGTTTGATTACCAGGTCTATCAAAGAGAGACTTCGTGTTCCTTGCTTCAATGAGGAGATTAAGATGGCTAAACGTAAAAGAAGAAAGGCTGAAAAGAGATGGTGAAGAATTAGGTTAGACTCTGACCTGGCTGCCTTCAAGGTGAAGAGGAATGCAGCAACTGCTCTGATGAACACTAATTTCATTGAGGAGAATAGCGGGGATCAAAAGAAGCTGTTTGCCGCGAGTAATCGCTTACTAAACAGAGGATCTGCCGACTGTCTACCTCCCACTATTGATACGGCCCAATTCGCCGAGGACATCGGGAAGTTTTCTATATAGAAGATAGTGCATATTAGGAGTCGCCTCGATTGTCATGGTGCTGTAAACTATCATAAACCCGACATAGAGGGCACTGAGTCGTCTTTCGTCCACCTCACTGACCCTATGCCTTCAACTTTGGTCAGCCGATGTGATGTCCTACTTCCTGTACTTACAAGATTAATCAATATGTCCTTAAAGTCTGGTAAATTTCCTGTCGCCTGGAGGGAGGCTTTAGTCTTACCGTTACTTAAAAAACCTGGCCTCGAcattctcttcaagaatttTCGTCCCTTTAGTAACTTGCCATTTGTTTCGAAGCTGACAGAGTCAGCCGTCTATAACTAAACTCATAGTCACATTTGCATGAACAATCTTTACCCGGCCAATCAGTCATCTTATAGGAAGAAATATAGCACAGAAACAGCGTTTTTGGTTTTATTAGATCTTAGTGCGGCAGTTGATACTGTGGATCACAATGTTTTACTCAGTCGGCTTCACTCAAAATTTCCTATATCTGGAACGGCACTTGAATGTTTTCGTTCCTACCTTAATGGAAGATCTTAGCGTGTTATGGTCAAAGGAAATTTATCTCAGAGTTTGAATTTGGACTTCGGTTTACCAAATTGTGTGATACGTAATTGGATGACCAATGATAAACTACTTCTTAATGATGATAAAACAGAATTCCCAATGATTGGTACCAAGCAACAACCAGCCAAAGTTAACATTGGTCATATTTTAATTGGAGACTGTGTAATTAGACGAAAAGGGGTAGTTAAGAACTTGGAGACATGGTTAGACTCGACTCTTTCAATGAATTCTCACGTAAATAACTCTTGTTCTAATACTTTTTATTACTTGTATGATATAGGAAGAACTAGGAAATATCTTTCTAGGCGGTCCACTGAGACGCTCATTGACGCAATTGTCTCGAGTCGTGTAGGCTATTGTAACAGCCTGCTCCATGGCTTGCCAGCCTACCAGCTTAATAAGCTACATAGGGTCCAAAATGCTGCCGCTAAGTTAATTTTCCATATCTAAATACTGCCATGTGAGACCGCTGCTGTATAATGTGCACTGGCTGCCGGTTAAATTCCGGAAAGACTTTAAGATGCTATTGTTGACATATAAGGCTATCAATAGCCTAGCGCCTTTTTATCTCCAGGAACTTATTAGCCTTAAAGAAGTATGAAAATGTAAGTTACGCTCCGATTGTGATGGACTGCTACTAAACCCTgtgaaattcaaaacttaaacaaCGTTAGGAGATCGATTTTTTGCTGCTGCTGCTCCTCAACTATGGAATTCACTACTCTATACGATTAGGAGTAGCCCTTCAGTAGCATCTTTAAAAAAGACACTCAAGATATTTTTAATCTCGTAGCTTGTCATTACCATAGCctaaaataattcataaaataaagaaattctcaAATGATATTAGAAACCCAAAAAGTTATGGGTAAAAGTTTGGCCAGCTTATAGGTCCTGCGCAGTGAGAACTTTGAAACTCCGTGCAATGTTAAGGGCACTTGAGAGGACTGCCTTTTGCATATCCAGTAAGATCTTATCTGCCCTGACACCTACAAGTTCTTTAATACTATCTAGTGCCTTCCTTGATACGCCCCCGAGCACATCGATGATGGTGTTGTACTGTGCAATCTTATAGTGTGGGTACTGCTGACGGATCTCCCTTCTGAGCGGTGCATACTTCGAggttttctcttcttccttctGTTTCCTGTTTGTCATCCACGGGCAACTCATCTCTAATAGTAGCACCTTCTTCTTCTGCTTATCCACAACTCTTGCATCGATCCGATTTGCTCTTACTTCCGTCTTCTCTGCATACACTGGCACATCCCAGAAGGCGCTGGCTCGATCATTCTTGTACTCTGGCTTTGGTGTTTCAGGCGAGCACCAAGATGGCGCACTTTCTATTAATCCCATATCACAGAGCAGATCGAAGAATAGAACTTTGAGGGCTGCGTCGTGCCTGGTCTTGTACTTGCTCTGCGCTAGTGCGCTACATCCACTCAAAACATGAGGGACGCTCTCCATAGCTTTTCCGCACATACGACACTTGACGTCCGTGTTGttgcttttctttgtcttgTACTGTTGGTAAATCTTACTGGGGAGTAGCTGTTGGTATAGTTCGTAAACTCCAGCCACTGTGTGCGTGGGCGCAGTTTTCCAGCGGCATAGCCAACTgaaacagccaatcacatccGCGTCATCCCATCTTGCTTCAATCAGCTTTTCTTGCCATTTCTGTTGGCGTACCTCCTTagttttactttcttcttcctTAATCATCATCATAACCCCGACTTTCTCTCCAGGTAACTCTTCTCCTTCTTCGGTGTTAGCAGTTGGGCACGGGTAGCTTAACTTCAGATACAGTCCTCTTTCCGAAGCATATCTCTCGGTATCTTTCTTCAAAGATTGTCTTCCAGTTCTTTCGCACTTTTCCTCGAACTCTCGTACCATGCGCATAGTTGGATCTTCATTTGCATACAGCTTAATTGCAGTCTTCACCTTGATATTCTTGTACTTTGACTCTACTGACTTGAGACCTCTTCCTCCGAACTTTTTGGGTAGGTAAAGTAAATCCGTTGTTCCCATGGGGTGATAGCCGCCGTTCTCTTTCAGGATCTTACGGCTCTCGCGGTCTAATTGCTGAAGCTCCGCAATGAGCCAGCTCTGAGTCCACATGAGGTACATTAGTACTGCTAGCGCGTACTGGTTTGATGCTACAACTTTATGGTAATCCGACAACGGGCTCGACCAGACTATAGAGAGTCtttgaaggaaaagttttgacgcGCCCCATAGGACCAAGGTGTCCTCCTGCTTGGAATTTTCAAGAACTCCTAAGAACTTGTAGTTCTCTCCTTCCTTTAAACTTTCTATGATCTGAGACTCTCCAACATGCGTGCTGTTAGGGCGGCTATCCAGGACTCCTCTCTTTACGTGGGCAATAGCACACTTCTTCTCATTAAAGTCCAACCCTATATCTGCCATAGCTACCTTGGTTGTCTTAAGGACTCTGTCGAGTTTGCTCTCCGATGTCGCGTAGATCTTCATATCATCGATATACAAAAGATGGGTGATTTTCCTGTTTATGGGCTTCGATGGTTTGTACCCTTCAGAGGCCTTCAACTTCCACGATACAGGATTGAGACACAACGTAAAAAGCCTCGGGCACAGAGCGTCACCCTGTGGGAGCCCCTTGTTAAAGTGGATGACGTCAGATGTTTCCATTCCTTGCCTTGTTCTAACTGTTATCTTCGTGTTCCAGCTCTGACATAGCCTCTTTATTGTATTACACAACCAAGATGGAAATTTGTGTAGAAACATCATCTCTAGCAACCACTCGAGCAACCACTAAtccattttaattattattattattattattattattattattattattattattatcatcatcattattatacaTTTATTATCATGAAATGTGTTGGGTTTATAAAAGGTACCatggaaatgaaag is a window encoding:
- the LOC131778120 gene encoding potassium channel subfamily K member 9-like: MTIWKGFLLRTVVVPFAASSYIASNTLLYTTNMSLRKCAKFALECLVWVSYLGIGAIIFQTLEKENERNEKTRLKSEIASLRGKYNISEEDMNKLRDIFESPYASTKIETWKFGNAFVFAGTILTTVGYGHIVPLTSWGRIFCIVYALFGIPLTCVVFKVVGTNINESITKMIRAVKNKFLRRDTIHGEATDSALVATFLAIFTLAVISFMADLRRKDWTYLESFYFCFITFSTIGLGDFLPFEDGRVEVSEYLMMAAGVILGFSMMSTMLCALGQAVEEGTRLKKVHLLVTTIENADRGKENLKASTSQELVDIDQENEL
- the LOC131778118 gene encoding uncharacterized protein yields the protein MKKRFPWLLEWLLEMMFLHKFPSWLCNTIKRLCQSWNTKITVRTRQGMETSDVIHFNKGLPQGDALCPRLFTLCLNPVSWKLKASEGYKPSKPINRKITHLLYIDDMKIYATSESKLDRVLKTTKVAMADIGLDFNEKKCAIAHVKRGVLDSRPNSTHVGESQIIESLKEGENYKFLGVLENSKQEDTLVLWGASKLFLQRLSIVWSSPLSDYHKVVASNQYALAVLMYLMWTQSWLIAELQQLDRESRKILKENGGYHPMGTTDLLYLPKKFGGRGLKSVESKYKNIKVKTAIKLYANEDPTMRMVREFEEKCERTGRQSLKKDTERYASERGLYLKLSYPCPTANTEEGEELPGEKVGVMMMIKEEESKTKEVRQQKWQEKLIEARWDDADVIGCFSWLCRWKTAPTHTVAGVYELYQQLLPSKIYQQYKTKKSNNTDVKCRMCGKAMESVPHVLSGCSALAQSKYKTRHDAALKVLFFDLLCDMGLIESAPSWCSPETPKPEYKNDRASAFWDVPVYAEKTEVRANRIDARVVDKQKKKVLLLEMSCPWMTNRKQKEEEKTSKYAPLRREIRQQYPHYKIAQYNTIIDVLGGVSRKALDSIKELVGVRADKILLDMQKAVLSSALNIARSFKVLTAQDL